The genomic window ATCAACTTGTAGATATTTTAAAAACCAAAATTGGACTGCAGGCGCAGGTATTCTTTACGAATCAGTAAATACAAATCGATATGGAGAAAATGTGACTAGATCTCAACATACATCTTATTTGTTTTTGCAACATGAATGGAAGCTTAATCCTAAAGTGGACATCATTACAGGACTTCGATACGACGATAATTCAGTGTATCACAGCCAATGGAGCCCAAAGTTTTCGTTACTCTACAAACCTACTTCCCGCATTCAAATCAAAGCCTCTTTTGGAACAGGATTTAAAGCACCTGACTTCAGACAATTGTATTTGAATTTTAAAAATTCTGCGGCAGGATACAGCGTATTTGGTACCGAAGTAGTGTTGGACGAACTCAAAAAATTACAGACACAGGGATTAATTGAAGATATATATATTTCTTTAGACCAAAAATCCACATTAAAACCAGAAAAATCAATTGCGCTGAATTTTGGGATGGAGTATGATCATCCCACGTTTGGTAATTTTTCAATACATTTTTTCAGAAATGATCTCAAAGGATTAGTAGAAATACAAACCGTCGCTTTACTTAAAAACCGACAATTCATTTATTCTTACAATAATATTCAGAATGCTTACACAGAAGGTTTTGAGGCAGAATGGAGAAGCAAATTGATTCGGAATTTCCAGATCAGTTTATCTTATAATTACTTGCTTGCTAAAGACAAAGATATTCTTAACCAAATCAAACAAAAACAAATCTATGGTAGAAATCCGGAAACTTTAGAATCTTACCTGATCACAAAAAAGGATTATTTAGGTTTGTACGGCAGATCACCTCATTCAGGTATAGCCAAATTAAGATATCAAAGTAAAAGTGGAAAATGGGATGCCTCTCTACGATGTATTTACAGAGGTAGTTATGGCTCGGCTGCTACTGCAGGATCAGTATCAGGCACACTTATACCTTCGTCTGATAGAAACAGCAATGGTATATTGGATCGATATGATCACCTGGTAACTGATTATTTTATCCTCAATGCAGGATATGCTTATCAAATTAATTCAAATTGGCGAATAAGTACCGGTGTTGAAAATTTGGCCAACTACAAAGATGAATTATACATACCCACTTTAAAAGGTAGAAATTTTTTTATTCAAATACAATTCGAATTTTTTAAAAAAAATAAATCATGAAAAATTTAATTTTAGTACTCTTCGCTATAAGCTTACTTACCTCATGCGATGATTCATCTGAATCATCCCCTGGCTCAAAATCTCTATCTGTAACTGTACAAAATTTACCGGCAGACCCACCTACTTCATTTGACCCTACTACCGGACAACCGATAGGCGAAACCGGCAAATTTACTTTTTTCAGATTATCTGACAGCAGTATCGTCGCTAATTCTGACTCGACTACAAGCAAATGGGATATTGCATTCCGGGCAAATACAATTTTGATCAATAGTGGATCTTCAGGCCCTGGAAGCGCAGGTGCATTTTTGTTGGACGGTGTTTATCAATCCATTTCTGAAGTCCCTGCAGACAGCAGTTTCCATATAGACCAAGCTCCTGTTTATGCTATTGGAAAAAATTGGTACACTTATGATCAGGCAGCATTTGTATTCTATCCAAAGCCGGGCAAAGTTTTAATTTTGCGTACCAGTGATCAGAAATATGCAAAACTGGAAATTCTGAGTTACTACAAAAATGCACCGACCACTCCAAATTACCGTACCGACCTGGCGCGTTACTATACCTTCCGCTACATCATCCAACAGGATGGCTCCAAGAAATTCTAAAAGCCATTTTCAAACAAAGAATGAAGCTCAACCAAAAAGAAGTGAAAGCCTGATCTACAAATGCTATTGCTAAGCTCAGGCTTTCATTTTACCACATTGTATGTTTAGGGAACATACCTTTACCACTGTGAATCCTAGGGAACCAAAGATTTAACAACTTTCAAATAATTTTACCTTATAAACCAAATTTTGAGGCTGAAATTTGGAATAAATTTACCCTGGTATACGGTAAAGATGAACAATTTATGCATTTGAGTTATTTTTACCTCTGCTGAAATGGAAAAAATGGCATGCATCTCATTTCCTTCGTTCAATCATATAGTTAGGTTCCTGCTAACATGGATTATTCTTGGACTCCATCCCATACATGCTGAAAACAAAGTTTATCTCTTAGAAAGTGAAGCAGAAGGCCTTCAAGCAAAACTGGATTTGATCAACAGTGCCCAAAAAGAAATCATGGTTGCATATTATGCAATCTATGAAGATGACACCGGGCTCGCTGTTCTATCCGCCTGCGTTCATGCAGCAAAACGAGGTGTCGATGTAAGAATTATAGTAGAAAGTCTGAGTTCCCGCATTTCAAAAGGGATGCTCGACTATCTATGTAATTACAATATCCCTGTACAATACTTTAACAAGTTTAGTTGGAAGAAAGGATGGAATAATATCACTTCAATGCATGATAAACTCCTTGTCGTAGATGGTAAATATTTCATCACCGGTGGAAGAAATCTCACTAATAATTATTATTCAAAATTCAATCGAAGTAAAAAAAAATTTATTGATCTTGAAATATTTACAGAAGGCGAAGTTGTATCCCAAGCTAGCAGGTATTTTAACCATGTTTGGACGGCTCCTTTCACCAAATACATGAACAATAAAGTTTACAAAACTACACTTAAGGATTATAAACATATTGAGGCGGTTTTGGATTCAATCTATAATATTCAACAATTTCATCCAGTAAAATATTGGAGTGACAAAACCGATCCTGTTCAGAAAATTAACTTTATCAGAGACTATTACCATATTCTACCTCGGACCAGATTTGTTTCCAACAAAGTGATGAGTTTAATCTATGAAGCAGATAGCACAATCCAAATTGAATCACCTTACCTTACGCCTCCACGCAGCATCAGAAAAGCGCTTCGCAATGCAGCATTTAAAAAAGTTAAGATTGAACTCAACAGCAATGCTGCTTATGTTACCGATGTGCCTGTTAGCTCGGCTGCATATGCAAATGACAGAGACCTATATCTCAAATGGGGTATACACGCTTATGAGTTTGAAGGACAAAGTACCCTGCATTCTAAAGCGATGGTTATCGACAATAAAATTACCGTGATTGGTACTTATAATTTGGATAATTTGTCACACCAATTTAATTCTGAAACAATTACAGTAATTGAAGATACAGCATTTGCTCACAAAGTTTCACGAATTCTTAAATCACGTATAAAACAGAGCACTTTGATATCGGCTGAAGATGAACCGGACCCCTTTCGCAATCTCAAATTTAAACAGCGATTTTTATTCTCCATTTTCCGAAAAACAGCTTTTATTTATCGCCCTTTTATTTGATTAGGGTTGAGGAATAAATTATTATTCCCTGATATAAATTATAAAGAAGTTAAAATTCGAAACATAAATCATCTCTTTCATTTAGCTCGAATTTTGCAAAAGAGATTTAATTCTGAAGCCTAATTGGATATAAAAACTGAGCTTTGGATGTGCTGAATGATCACCCGGTTGCGACCATCAGCTGAACGATTTCACTCCTCAAGGAGAGAGGCTGACAATACTTTGCAGGAAATTGCAATTGCCCTTACAACAGGTAAACTTGTGTTCTCATCTCTTTCATTTAGATCAAATTCGAATGACACGATTTTATGTCTTGTCTATACAATACATCACATTTCTCTTCATTCCCTTCAATTTAGTTCGTTGAATTGGAGAATTTAGCGTTATTTCATTGAAAGCTTCATCAGTCATGGCGAGCCAATCCTGTTGAGAAAGGTTCAATAATTCTACTTTAGGTTCAAATTCATCGACTTGATGTTGTTTTGCAAATCTATTCCAGGGACATACCTCCTGACAGATGTCACAGCCAAAAATCCATCCTTTCGTTTTTCCTGAAAAAGATTCAGGTATATCATTCTTAAGTTCAATCGTAAGATAAGAAATACACCTAGATGCATCCACTATATAACCTTGTGCATGTATAGCTTCGGTTGGACAAGCTTCAATACAGCGAGTACAGGTCCCACAGTGGTCATTGATCGGGTGATCAACCTGAAATTCAATATCTGTTAATACACAGGCCAGAAAAAAATAACTCCCATGTTTTGGATGAATACTAAGTGTATTTTTTCCGCTCCACGAAATTCCCGATATTTTCGCCCAATCACGTTCCAGCACCGGAGCTGAATCTACAAAATATCTAAGTTGAATGTTTCCATATGTATCATTCAACCAGTGAGTTAAAACTTTCAATTTTGACTTTATCACTTGATGATAATCCTGACCATAAGCATATCTAGATATTTTAATTCCTTCTTTATGAATGTATTGATTTTCAGGAAAATAATTGAGCGCCAGCATTATGACTGATTTACAACCAGGAAAGAGCAATGTTGGGTCGATGCGCTTTTCATAATAATTTTCCATGTAGCTCATTTCACCGTGCATCCCTTGCTTCAACCATCGTTCCAGATTCCTTGCCTCCTTATCAAGCTGACGAGCTTTAGCCACACCAACTTGCAGAAATCCCAGCTCCCGAGCTTTGGATTTGATCTTTTCAGAAGAATAAACCATTCTTGCAAAGAAAAGAAAACTATTCCAATTCTTAAAATAGATCCTTCCTGAATATTAATTACCGAATCCAAAACTTACTTCACGTAAATGTCATTTAAAAGCTTCGAGAATATATAATTCCCAATCTAATATCACATTTTTCTTCTCTGATTATTTTAAGCAAAAAGGAAAATTCCCACATAGATGTTCTGATTTTTTTCAAATCCAAAATTGTGCAAACATTCAGGTATCAGATTATACTAATGTAATGAAGTATAAAGTCATAGATCTGACCAATTATTCGATCCTTACGGAATCTATTGGATCTCAGATTCAATAGATTTCAAATGACTAAATTCCTAAAGGGATTCACTTTATTGAAGACAATGGCTATGAGAAAATTACTCAAACTTTGCAAAACTATATTTAAAAATGCCTCGCATTCCTATTTATCAAACTATAATCATTGGAACTTATAAATTTCAATATAAAAAAATAAAGCCCGCACTAATTTTGTGCAGGCTTTGACCACAATTTGAAGAAAGTAAAACGATATACTTTAATATTATTTTTATAAATCAAACCAGATTCCACATTCAAGGGTATGATAATCCGTCTCCTTCCATGTTGGCGTCAGGTCATAATTTACATAAAATTTGATTGCACCGATGTCCACCTTTGCATTCAGTCCATATTTGAACGTAGAAAAACCAAAATCCTCTTCCGTTTCGATATTTCGTTTTGAATTGGTTGTTTTAATTTCATGTTCCTGATGTGTTAACACTCCTACATATCCACCTAATCCTATACCGATATTGCCCAAGCCTCTGTATTTTTTTGATTGCAGATATAAGGTGAGGGGAACTTCAAGATGGCTAAAATCAAATTCACTCTTTCGAATTTCAGATCCATTAACAGTTTCATTGATGGTGTACTCAAGAGTCTTGTCAGGAGTAAAGTTCAGTTTTTTATCAAACTCCAATTCTCCAAATCTCCAAGTAAGTCCTGTTAACAATAGTACATTTTTGCTGCCTAGATATATTTTAGTTGGGAGGAAAGTAAATCCCCAACTCCATGACCGGAAAGTCTTCAGGCTTAAGTCTTTGGCTTGTTGCTTAGTTGCAGCGTCTCCATTATGTATAAGAAAGTTCATACCAAGATCAAAATCAATAAAGTCAACTGATGCAGCTTTAGATCGTTTTTTCTTAGCCGGAGCCACATTTTCTTTTCTCATAGGCATATCAGGACTATCTGCTAATGAGGGCTCACTTTTCTCGTCAATCTTTGATTCAGATTTTTCCATTGAAGGTTTCTGTATGATTAAAATTTCCCTGTCTTTTACTTTAAACTTTAAAGTATCCTCTTTCCCTATACTGGGAGCAGGACTTGGAGAAGGCGGTGGCGGTGGTGGTGGTGGTGGTACATCTTGTGCTTTAGAAACTACAGCGATAAAGGTTACGAATAGAATAAATAATATTTTTTTCATTTATATGAATTTTATGTTTTTTGTTCAAATCAATTTCTAAATAAAGTCAATTGTTTTATTATTTCTAATTTTTCTGTTTTTAGTTCAACTGCTACATGCTCTGTGCTCTGATCGACCTGAATCTGGAGTACATCATTTGTCCATTTGCGAGTTCTTCCAGCAATCCATTTCCAAAACAAATTCCCTGCTTGCTTTTCAAGTGAATTCTCTTTGCCTACATTATCAGTCATAAGATTTTCTTTGGCATCAGATAAATTTTCAACTTTGATCTTAATATCCGGGAGTACTTTTTCTTGTTTAGCTGAAACAGAAGCCAAAGAAGTTATAAGTTTCACTGGTGACGCTTTTATATCTTTCAACATTGAGGATTCATTTGTAATCAAAAGATGCGTTGTGGTGTTTAATGTTGCATCGTCAGCAATATTTTTTTCTTGATTTTCAATATATTCTCTATGAAGGAACTCCGCTTTCGAATTGATCAAATTGGCAGCGCTCCCTAATTGACCTTCTTGAATTAGATCAGATGCCTTACTTTTCATCATGTTGTGTCTGGTCTCAGCAACCGAAGATTTCATTTCATCATTCACCTGTTTGCCTGTATTCAATTTAGCGTTTGGAATGTTTTGATCATGAGCTGTATGATTTGAATAAGTTGACGTATTCATTTTGTCATTTTGTGATCCTTTATCACTAGAAAAATACCAAATTGCAACACAAATCAAAACAGTTGCTGCTATACTTCCGGAAATCCAAAATTGAAACAAATTTGCACTAGCTGATTTTTTTGGAGCGAAAGCCTTATCCTTAAGTCGCGGATCTTGTATGACTTTATCAAAAATATTGTCGGGTGCCGATTTGAGCTCAGATTGCTGCAATCGTGCGTGGAAATATTCCTTGAATTGATCTTTCATTTTTATTATTATTTTTCAATAACTGTATCAATTTAATTTTTGCTCTCAAATACTGACTCCTTGAGGTTGAAGGTGCTATTCCCAGCATTTCTGATATTTGATCATGTGAGTAATTTTCTATTACGTACAAAGTAAAAACCAATCTATATCGCTCTGGAAGTTGGAGAATACAGGAATTTACATCTTGTAGATCCGCTTCGTAAGCCGCTTCCAAATCACCCACAGAATCATCGCTCTCTACCGGATGGGAAATTTGATCTTCCCAAGGCTCCATTCTATATCTTGCAGATTTCTGGACCATAGCAACACAGGTATTTACTGTGATTCGTTTTATCCATGCAGGCAGTAGTTTCTCATTTTCCAGACTATCCAAATGCAAAAAAACTTTAACGAATGATTCTTGCAATGCATCCGCTGCTTCAACTTCATTTCTTATAATATGGAGGCACACTTGATACATTGCAGACGAAAAACGGTCATAGAGATTTCTTGCAGAAATCTGATCACCCTGCAGCACCTTGTCAATCAGTGTTTTGTAGTCGCTTTCGTGTTGGTCTTTTGTCAAAAAGCTCATTTTTCCGTTTGCAAATCAACATAAGGATCTTGCACATGCCTAAAAGTTGCATGACCTGATCTTTAAACTAACATAAAATTAAAAATTCTCAGGATAGGGCGGAAAAAAGACCTCACTGGTTGTCGCGCCATTCATAGACCCATTTTGCTTGAATTTGCTCCAAATGGGATTCGTTGCATTCTTCTCTTTTTCCTTCAAAGTGTGGCAGTTCCATAACCCAATCCAATAACTGCGTGAATCGGATCCTGTAGATTTGGGACTCACCAAATTCTGGTCCGAATCTGGCATAAAGCCCCATAGCAATATCCTCGTGATCAGCCCAACTGATTGGAAGATCATCTATATTCTTAAAACTCGACATATTGACTGCAATTAATGTTCGTGTCCAATTATCCTTTTCTGATCAGGTACTTCAATGACAATGTCTGCATGATCGTCTAAGATAATACATTGACATGCCAGCCTGGATTCAAGTCTGGGATTGATCGCTCGATCAATGAAATCCTCTTCCTTGTCCGACAGAGGCTCCAGGTGCCGATCACCGCTTTGTACATAGATGTGACAAGTACTACAGGCACACACCCCACCGCAATTGTGGTTGAGATGGACCCCATATTCCTCAGTAATTTCAAGAATACTCATCTCCTTAAACTCTCCCTCAACCGCCTTCTCCGGAATCTGGATATCTTCAAATTTGAAGTGAATCTTTGCCATAACAAGTGAAAGTTAAACTGGAAATAGCCATTATAAGTTCAGGGAGCGTCTACTTTTTTAATGTTTTCTTAAAATCCAAAAAGCATTCCTCCTTTCCCTTTATAAAACTTATTTTTGAAGTATCAATCAACTATGGACGAAATTCAAAAGCAAACTGAAGTAAAGAAGTATAAGTTCAAAGAACTCAAGGTTTATGCCTCTACTGAATGGCTGGCAGACAACAAGAAAAAGTATCGCCAGGTATTTGACAGGTTGGATACCACATATATCTATGTTGAACTTTCATTTTACAATAAACTTTTCGAACGAGATGTCTGGGAAACCGATATAGAACTCAAATGCTTTAGTCTGATCAAGACAAAAAAAGAGCTATGTAACTTGAGTTTTCGTCGCAAAATCTCCAAATATGACCCTACGGTCTATATCAGAGAAGGCTGGGGTAATAAAAAAGAAGGCTCCTTTTGGAAAAAAGGATCATACTATTGGGAAGCCTGGATCGACGGCGAAAAAGTTGCCACCAGGTATTTTTACATTGAAGATCCTGGGGCGAATGAAAATATATACTTTCCCTATGTTGAGCTCCTCGGCATGAAGCTCTACGAAGGCCCTTTTGATGATGTTTCCGACGAAAACAGACATTATTTCAAAGGGTTCAATGCGGAAGAAACCAGATATATTTATGTGGACCTGAGTTTAAAGAACAACGTAAAGCAGCCTATTTGGCAATGTGAGCTATTCATCAAATTTTATAACGAATCCAGAGAACTCAAAGGTCAGGTGGTACGACTCATGCAGGTGAGAAGGGAAGATCCTGTCATACAGCTGACCGCAGGGTGGGGCTCCAACGTGAAAGGTTCCTGGTGGATGGGCAGATATACCGCCGAAGTCGTATGCATGGATCAGTTACTCGCTGTCATGCCTTTTGAAGTAGGCGACGAATTTATGGAGGGCGATGCCCCTGTAACTTTACCTCATAAATCTGAACCTGTAACGCTTCCGGGTACCATTGAGGACAATGATACTTTTGATGAAGTTCTGGCTGAACTTAACGAACTGATTGGACTTCAGGAAATTAAGGTCAAAGTCAAAGAACACGCCCAATACATTAAATTCCTCCAGTTGAGAAAGGAAAAGGGTATTGATGACAAAGATCAAATGGTATTGCACACGGCATTCCTAGGAAACCCGGGTACAGGAAAAACAACTGTAGCCAAAATGCTTGGGAGGCTCTACAAAAAAATGGGTGTACTTTCAAAGGGACATGTCCAAGAAGCTGATCGAGCTGAACTCGTTGGAGAATTTATTGGCCAGACAGCGCCAAAAGTGAAAGAAGTCATTGAAAAAGCCAGAGGCGGTGTATTGTTTATTGATGAAGCCTATGCACTTGCCAGAACCAATGATGACAGTAAGGATTTTGGTCGTGAAGTCGTTGAAATATTGGTCAAGGAAATGTCAAATGGCCCGGGTGATATCGCTGTGATTTTGGCAGGTTATCCTAAAGAAATGAGGTTCTTTTTGGATTCCAATCCCGGCCTAAAATCAAGGATTAAGCACTATTATCATTTCTCGGATTATCTCCCACAAGAATTATACGAAATTGCTCTGTATGCCTCTAGTTTAAAACAGGTGGAATTCCAGGCTGATGCTTGGAAATTGTTTCAATCTATAATACTCAGTGCGTACCGCAAGCGAGATGCCAGCTTTGGCAATGCAAGATTTGTATATGATCTGGTGGACAAAGCCAAAATGAATCTAGGTATTCGGATCATGGACACTCAGACACCTGAAAATCTGGATACCGCAGAGTTAAAAATGATCAGCTCAGAGGATGTGAGAAAAATCACCATTGAACCTGAAAAATCAAAACCTGTCATTCCGGTAGATGAAGAATTGCTCCAATCGGCTATGCACGAGCTCAATGACATGATAGGTATTGACAAAGTGAAAAATGAAATTCACGAACTGGTTCGAATCGTGCGTCATGCACAAAGGCATGGCAAAGAGGTTTTGCATAAATACTTTCTGCACACGGTCTTTTTAGGGAATCCAGGCACCGGAAAAAGCACAGTTGCGCGAATCTTAGCCAAGATATACAAAGCGCTTGGAATTTTGGAAAGGGGCCACATGGTTGAAACAGACCGCCAGGGACTAGTCGCAGGATATATTGGTCAAAGTGCTATAAAAACGGCGGAAAGGATAGACGAGGCAATGGGTGGTGTATTATTCATAGATGAGGCATACAGTCTGACCCAATCTATGCATGGCCAGGGCGACTATGGAAGCGAGGTCATTCAGACACTTTTGAAGCGAATGGAGGATCAACGAGGTTTGTTCTTTGTTTTTGTCGCAGGGTACACCGACCAGATGGAGCAATTCTTGAAGTCTAATCCGGGATTGAGCAGTCGCTTTGACAAGATATTGAAATTTGAAGATTACGGAGCAGACGAGCTTTACCTTATTTCTCTCAAGATGATAACAGATGCAGGTTTGGATATTCAGGAAGATGCTAAGGAGGTGGTGATGGAATATTTTCGTTATTTAGTCGATACAAAGGATAAACATTTTGGCAACGGGCGTCTTATCCGATCAATCATCCAGGAAGTAATCCAAAATTACGAGTTAAGACAAACTGAAAGCACTGACCCCGAACCTGATAAATACATTCGCCAGATGGACGTGCAACATCTGGGACCAGGCCATGATAGACGTGAAATATTTGCAAGACCGAGGTTGGGTTTTAAGAAAAATGCTTAAGCTAACCTAAAATCAAGTTCCTCAGTATGAACAGCACGAGTTTAACTTTGCTGATCAGGATTTAGAACCCATCACCATCTAGAATATTGCCCAGACCTCCAAGAATACTGCCCTCCTCTCTCCTTCCACCGACACTTCCGTATTGCATTATTTTGGAAGCAAGTCTACTTATCGGAAGTGATTGAATCCAAACCTTTCCCGGCCCTCGCAAGACAGCATAGAACAATCCTTCTCCTCCGAATACCATGTTCTTGATACCTTTGATAAATTCTATGTCAAAATCCACCCTGTCCGTATAAGCGACTACACAACCGGTGTCTACTCTCAGACTTTGCCCGATCCCAAGGTCTATCTCTCTCACATAGCCGCCTGCATGCACGAAGGCCATACCATCTCCTTCCAACTTCTGCATGATAAATCCTTCTCCTCCGAAAATTCCTGTCCCAAGTTTTCTTTGTAATTCTATCCCTATGCTGACACCCATTGCAGCACACAAAAATGAATCTTTTTGAGCAATAATCTTTTCATTGTATTGCCTGAGATCAAGTGCGATGATTTTTCCGGTATATGGAGCAGCAAAACTCACCTTTGCCTTACCTGAACCTTCATTTGTAAACGTGCTCATGAATAGACTTTCGCCCGTGAGTAGCCTTTTTCCTGCAGAAAACAGCTTTCCCATAAAACCACCGGATTGTTGTCTGCCATCACCAAAAATGGTGGCCATTCGGATTCCATCTTCCATCATCAGGAATGATCCACTTTCAGCTATCGCTGTTTCGTTCGGGTCCAACTCAATCTCGACATATTGGAGTTCTTCACCATAAATTTTGTAATCCAACTCGTGCGCAGGCATATTTCTTTTATTTTAATTACAAAGTAAGTTGCAAATGTCCGATGCACAAAATGTTGCGAAAAGGAATTTTCAAAATCTCGACAATCGTTACATTTACCGAAAGAATCATTATGTATTCATCGACCAAAGAACTCGAATTTGCAAAGCTTACTAACAGCTTTGCCAGTATTTCAGCGATTCATTCTCAAGAAAAATTAGACCAATTGGCAGATACATTAAGGTATCATGAATACAAATATTATGTTCAAAATCAGCCAATCATCACAGATCAAGAATATGACAAACTGTACAAACTCCTGGTTTCTACAGAAACAATACATCCGGAATGGATAAAAGAGGATAGTCCCAGTCAAAGAGTCTCCAATGATATGATCAGCGGATTCGAAACCGTTAATCATATGGAACCCATGCTATCGCTGGACAACACATACTCTATAGAGGACCTCTATGATTTTGACAAAAGGGTAAAAAAACTTTGCAATTTAAATGATGATACTACATTGGAATACCTTGTTGAACCCAAGTATGATGGCGGCAGTCTCGCAATATTGTATCAGGATGACCAGCTCATCAGAGCCGCTACCAGAGGAGATGGAATACGTGGAGACGAAATGACACTCAATGCGAAAACCATCCGATCTCTTCCTTTGTCAGCATCATTTTCAAAATTTGGAATTAAAACTGCTGAATTAAGAGGAGAAGCAATCATCCGCAAGGATAGATTTGTAGAATTAAATGCAAAACGCGAGGCTACAGGGCAAGCTCTGCTGGCTAATCCTCGCAATGCAGCAACGGGTGTGTTAAGAGTTAAAGATCCCAAAG from Saprospiraceae bacterium includes these protein-coding regions:
- a CDS encoding phosphatidylserine/phosphatidylglycerophosphate/cardiolipin synthase family protein yields the protein MACISFPSFNHIVRFLLTWIILGLHPIHAENKVYLLESEAEGLQAKLDLINSAQKEIMVAYYAIYEDDTGLAVLSACVHAAKRGVDVRIIVESLSSRISKGMLDYLCNYNIPVQYFNKFSWKKGWNNITSMHDKLLVVDGKYFITGGRNLTNNYYSKFNRSKKKFIDLEIFTEGEVVSQASRYFNHVWTAPFTKYMNNKVYKTTLKDYKHIEAVLDSIYNIQQFHPVKYWSDKTDPVQKINFIRDYYHILPRTRFVSNKVMSLIYEADSTIQIESPYLTPPRSIRKALRNAAFKKVKIELNSNAAYVTDVPVSSAAYANDRDLYLKWGIHAYEFEGQSTLHSKAMVIDNKITVIGTYNLDNLSHQFNSETITVIEDTAFAHKVSRILKSRIKQSTLISAEDEPDPFRNLKFKQRFLFSIFRKTAFIYRPFI
- a CDS encoding 2Fe-2S iron-sulfur cluster binding domain-containing protein; the protein is MAKIHFKFEDIQIPEKAVEGEFKEMSILEITEEYGVHLNHNCGGVCACSTCHIYVQSGDRHLEPLSDKEEDFIDRAINPRLESRLACQCIILDDHADIVIEVPDQKRIIGHEH
- a CDS encoding TonB-dependent receptor, with protein sequence MKRILLLVFIALTVFGYGQVQSIDPTKINQDTVDLKEVIISATRTERKLTEIPMPFNLVTKKEIQAIGGSRLQDVLTEQKGLTIVPQINGVGNGLQLQGLGADYTMIMMDGEPLIGRYTGTLELSRIALGNIKKIEIVKGPSSSLYGSEALGGVVNIITSRPVTPRILLSSRLSTMGDFDANVELDHVKYKLSNQLFFNFFNSKGFDVDPANYGRTISPYRNFSFRHKLIYQPIEALELSTAIRIFHEVQDNEYQVIVPSDSIKVNGPGKVSDLTFIPQIKYSWKNNTQFYIRANYSRYYTETKLNELSSGNEYYFDQFRQEYFKPEVQSTCRYFKNQNWTAGAGILYESVNTNRYGENVTRSQHTSYLFLQHEWKLNPKVDIITGLRYDDNSVYHSQWSPKFSLLYKPTSRIQIKASFGTGFKAPDFRQLYLNFKNSAAGYSVFGTEVVLDELKKLQTQGLIEDIYISLDQKSTLKPEKSIALNFGMEYDHPTFGNFSIHFFRNDLKGLVEIQTVALLKNRQFIYSYNNIQNAYTEGFEAEWRSKLIRNFQISLSYNYLLAKDKDILNQIKQKQIYGRNPETLESYLITKKDYLGLYGRSPHSGIAKLRYQSKSGKWDASLRCIYRGSYGSAATAGSVSGTLIPSSDRNSNGILDRYDHLVTDYFILNAGYAYQINSNWRISTGVENLANYKDELYIPTLKGRNFFIQIQFEFFKKNKS
- the queG gene encoding tRNA epoxyqueuosine(34) reductase QueG, coding for MVYSSEKIKSKARELGFLQVGVAKARQLDKEARNLERWLKQGMHGEMSYMENYYEKRIDPTLLFPGCKSVIMLALNYFPENQYIHKEGIKISRYAYGQDYHQVIKSKLKVLTHWLNDTYGNIQLRYFVDSAPVLERDWAKISGISWSGKNTLSIHPKHGSYFFLACVLTDIEFQVDHPINDHCGTCTRCIEACPTEAIHAQGYIVDASRCISYLTIELKNDIPESFSGKTKGWIFGCDICQEVCPWNRFAKQHQVDEFEPKVELLNLSQQDWLAMTDEAFNEITLNSPIQRTKLKGMKRNVMYCIDKT
- the iscX gene encoding Fe-S cluster assembly protein IscX, yielding MSSFKNIDDLPISWADHEDIAMGLYARFGPEFGESQIYRIRFTQLLDWVMELPHFEGKREECNESHLEQIQAKWVYEWRDNQ
- a CDS encoding HmuY family protein, which translates into the protein MKNLILVLFAISLLTSCDDSSESSPGSKSLSVTVQNLPADPPTSFDPTTGQPIGETGKFTFFRLSDSSIVANSDSTTSKWDIAFRANTILINSGSSGPGSAGAFLLDGVYQSISEVPADSSFHIDQAPVYAIGKNWYTYDQAAFVFYPKPGKVLILRTSDQKYAKLEILSYYKNAPTTPNYRTDLARYYTFRYIIQQDGSKKF
- a CDS encoding RNA polymerase sigma factor, with product MSFLTKDQHESDYKTLIDKVLQGDQISARNLYDRFSSAMYQVCLHIIRNEVEAADALQESFVKVFLHLDSLENEKLLPAWIKRITVNTCVAMVQKSARYRMEPWEDQISHPVESDDSVGDLEAAYEADLQDVNSCILQLPERYRLVFTLYVIENYSHDQISEMLGIAPSTSRSQYLRAKIKLIQLLKNNNKNERSIQGIFPRTIAAI